A single genomic interval of Trichosurus vulpecula isolate mTriVul1 chromosome 6, mTriVul1.pri, whole genome shotgun sequence harbors:
- the RWDD4 gene encoding RWD domain-containing protein 4 isoform X1: MSANEDQEMELEALRSIYEGDESFRELSPVSFQYRIGENGDPKAFLIEVSWTETYPQTAPIISMNAFFNNTISSAVKQSILAKLQEEVEVNLGTAMTYTLFEYAKDNKEQFMENHHPVNSMTSVNNIISVETPNPAPSSKKKDKKEQLSKTQKRKLADKTDHKGELPRGWNWVDVVKHLSKTGSKDDE; the protein is encoded by the exons ATGAGCGCCAACGAGGACCAGGAG ATGGAGCTGGAAGCATTGCGTTCTATTTATGAAGGTGATGAAAGTTTCCGAGAATTAAGTCCGGTTTCATTTCAATATAGG atAGGTGAAAATGGTGATCCCAAAGCCTTCTTAATAGAAGTTTCTTGGACCGAAACATATCCACAAACAGCTCCAATCATATCTATGAATGCTTTTTTCAACAATACTAT ATCGTCAGCTGTAAAGCAAAGTATTCTGGCTAAATTACAGGAAGAAGTTGAAGTTAATCTTGGAACTGCAATGACATATACATTGTTTGAATATGCCAAGGACAATAAAGAACAGTTCATGGAGAATCATCATCCTGTTAATTCTATG acatCAGTAAACAATATTATTTCCGTTGAAACTCCTAATCCTGCTCCCTCTagtaagaaaaaagataaaaaagaacagCTTTCAAAAACCCAGAAACGGAAGCTAGCAGACAAGACAG aTCACAAAGGTGAACTTCCACGAGGCTGGAACTGGGTTGATGTGGTTAAG CAT ttaagcaaaaccgGTTCTAAAGATGATGAATAA
- the RWDD4 gene encoding RWD domain-containing protein 4 isoform X2, which yields MNAFFNNTISSAVKQSILAKLQEEVEVNLGTAMTYTLFEYAKDNKEQFMENHHPVNSMTSVNNIISVETPNPAPSSKKKDKKEQLSKTQKRKLADKTDHKGELPRGWNWVDVVKHLSKTGSKDDE from the exons ATGAATGCTTTTTTCAACAATACTAT ATCGTCAGCTGTAAAGCAAAGTATTCTGGCTAAATTACAGGAAGAAGTTGAAGTTAATCTTGGAACTGCAATGACATATACATTGTTTGAATATGCCAAGGACAATAAAGAACAGTTCATGGAGAATCATCATCCTGTTAATTCTATG acatCAGTAAACAATATTATTTCCGTTGAAACTCCTAATCCTGCTCCCTCTagtaagaaaaaagataaaaaagaacagCTTTCAAAAACCCAGAAACGGAAGCTAGCAGACAAGACAG aTCACAAAGGTGAACTTCCACGAGGCTGGAACTGGGTTGATGTGGTTAAG CAT ttaagcaaaaccgGTTCTAAAGATGATGAATAA